A genome region from Calypte anna isolate BGI_N300 chromosome 4B, bCalAnn1_v1.p, whole genome shotgun sequence includes the following:
- the ADD1 gene encoding alpha-adducin isoform X7: MNGDSGVGVVTSPPPTTAPHKERYFDRVDENNPDYLRERNMAPDLRQDFNMMEQKKRVSMILQSPAFCEELESMIQEQFKKGKNPTGLLALQQIADFMTTNVPNVYPAAPQGGMAALNMSLGMVTPVNDLRGSDSIAYEKGEKLLRCKLAAFYRLADLFGWSQLIYNHITARVNSEQEHFLIVPFGLLYSEVTASSLVKINIQGDVVDRGSTNLGVNQAGFTLHSAIYAARPDVKCIVHIHTPAGAAVSAMKCGLLPISPEALSLGEVAYHDYHGILVDDEEKVVIQKNLGPKSKVLILRNHGLVSVGETVEEAFYYIHNLVLACEIQVRTLASAGGPDNLVLLDPGKYKAKSRSPESPSGEGTVSHPKWQIGEQEFEALMRMLDNLGYRTGYPYRCPALREKSKKYSDVEIPASVTGYSFASDGESGTCSPLRHSFQKQQREKTRWLNSGRGDDASEEGQNGSSPKSKTKWTKEDGHRTATSAVPNLFVPLNTNPKEVQEMRNKIREQNLQDIKTAGPQSQVLSGVVVDRSLVQGELVTASKAIIEKEYQPKVIVSTTGPNPFNKLTDRELEEYRKEVERKQKGPEEPSEHGRQQKERSPPDHTSARTPPSTPIKIEEGDGYAKEYLLP; encoded by the exons ATGAATGGTGATTCTGGTGTGGGGGtggtgacttcaccacctcCAACAACAGCCCCTCATAAAGAGAGGTATTTTGATCGAGTTGATGAAAATAATCCGGATTATTTGAGAGAGAGGAACATGGCACCTGACCTTCGCCAGGATTTTAACATGATGGAGCAGAAGAAGAGAGTTTCCATGATTCTGCAAAGCCCA GCTTTTTGTGAAGAACTGGAATCTATGATCCAGGAACAATTTAAGAAGGGGAAGAACCCAACAGGTTTATTGGCTTTACAGCAGATTGCAGATTTCATGACAACAAATGTACCAAATGTGTacccagcagcaccacaagGAGGAATGGCTGCATTAAACATGA GTCTTGGCATGGTGACACCAGTGAATGATTTGAGGGGGTCAGATTCCATTGCTTATGAAAAAGGGGAGAAGTTGTTACGATGTAAATTGGCAGCTTTCTACAGATTAGCAGATCTCTTTGGCTGGTCTCAGCTTATTTACAATCATATAACA GCCAGAGTAAACTCTGAGCAGGAGCACTTCCTCATTGTACCTTTTGGACTCCTCTATAGTGAAGTTACTGCATCTAGTCTG GTTAAAATCAATATTCAGGGAGATGTAGTTGATCGTGGAAGCACTAACTTGGGAGTAAACCAAGCTGGTTTTACTTTGCACTCTGCAATTTACGCAGCTCGGCCTGATGTGAAATGCATTGTTCATATCCATACGCCAGCAGGGGCAGCG GTTTCTGCAATGAAGTGTGGTCTCTTGCCAATTTCACCTGAAGCACTTTCTCTAGGGGAAGTAGCTTATCATGACTACCATGGTATTTTAGTGGATGATGAAGAAAAGGTTGTTATTCAGAAAAATTTGGGACCCAAAAGCAAG GTCCTTATTCTCAGAAATCATGGCTTAGTATCTGTTGGAGAGACCGTTGAGGAGGCTTTCTACTATATTCATAATCTAGTTCTTGCCTGTGAGATTCAA GTACGTACCCTGGCCAGTGCAGGAGGACCTGACAATTTAGTGCTCTTAGATCCTGGAAAGTATAAAGCCAAGTCTCGTTCTCCTGAGTCTCCATCAGGTGAGGGTACTGTGTCCCATCCCAAGTGGCAGATTGGTGAACAGGAATTTGAAGCTCTTATGCGAATGCTTGATAATCTG GGTTACAGAACTGGCTATCCGTATCGATGCCCTGCTCTGAGAGAGAAATCTAAAAAGTACAGCGATGTTGAGATCCCAGCTAGTGTCACAGGTTACTCCTTTGCTAGTGATGGCGAATCAGGCACTTGCTCCCCCCTCAGACACAGTTTTCAGAAACAGCAGCGAGAGAAGACAAGGTGGCTGAACTCTGGCCGAGGGGATGATGCTTCTGAAGAAGGGCAGAATGGCAGCAGTCCCAAGTCGAAGACTAAG TGGACTAAAGAGGATGGACATAGAACTGCCACCTCTGCTGTCCCTAACCTGTTTGTTCCATTGAACACCAATCCAAAGGAGGTCCAAGAAATGAGGAACAAG ATACGAGAGCAAAATTTACAAGATATTAAAACTGCGGGCCCTCAATCACAGGTTCTTTCTGGGGTAGTTGTGGACAGGAGTCTCGTACAG gGAGAGCTGGTGACTGCATCAAAGGCAATAATTGAGAAAGAATATCAACCAAAAGTCATAGTGAGCACAACAGGACCAAATCCCTTCAATAAACTCACTGATCGGGAGCTGGAAGAATATCGCAAAGAAgtagaaagaaagcagaagggacCAGAAG
- the ADD1 gene encoding alpha-adducin isoform X6 yields the protein MNGDSGVGVVTSPPPTTAPHKERYFDRVDENNPDYLRERNMAPDLRQDFNMMEQKKRVSMILQSPAFCEELESMIQEQFKKGKNPTGLLALQQIADFMTTNVPNVYPAAPQGGMAALNMSLGMVTPVNDLRGSDSIAYEKGEKLLRCKLAAFYRLADLFGWSQLIYNHITARVNSEQEHFLIVPFGLLYSEVTASSLVKINIQGDVVDRGSTNLGVNQAGFTLHSAIYAARPDVKCIVHIHTPAGAAVSAMKCGLLPISPEALSLGEVAYHDYHGILVDDEEKVVIQKNLGPKSKVLILRNHGLVSVGETVEEAFYYIHNLVLACEIQVRTLASAGGPDNLVLLDPGKYKAKSRSPESPSGEGTVSHPKWQIGEQEFEALMRMLDNLGYRTGYPYRCPALREKSKKYSDVEIPASVTGYSFASDGESGTCSPLRHSFQKQQREKTRWLNSGRGDDASEEGQNGSSPKSKTKVWTNITHDHVKPLLQSLSSGVCVPSCITNCLWTKEDGHRTATSAVPNLFVPLNTNPKEVQEMRNKIREQNLQDIKTAGPQSQVLSGVVVDRSLVQGELVTASKAIIEKEYQPKVIVSTTGPNPFNKLTDRELEEYRKEVERKQKGPEEPSEHGRQQKERSPPDHTSARTPPSTPIKIEEGDGYAKEYLLP from the exons ATGAATGGTGATTCTGGTGTGGGGGtggtgacttcaccacctcCAACAACAGCCCCTCATAAAGAGAGGTATTTTGATCGAGTTGATGAAAATAATCCGGATTATTTGAGAGAGAGGAACATGGCACCTGACCTTCGCCAGGATTTTAACATGATGGAGCAGAAGAAGAGAGTTTCCATGATTCTGCAAAGCCCA GCTTTTTGTGAAGAACTGGAATCTATGATCCAGGAACAATTTAAGAAGGGGAAGAACCCAACAGGTTTATTGGCTTTACAGCAGATTGCAGATTTCATGACAACAAATGTACCAAATGTGTacccagcagcaccacaagGAGGAATGGCTGCATTAAACATGA GTCTTGGCATGGTGACACCAGTGAATGATTTGAGGGGGTCAGATTCCATTGCTTATGAAAAAGGGGAGAAGTTGTTACGATGTAAATTGGCAGCTTTCTACAGATTAGCAGATCTCTTTGGCTGGTCTCAGCTTATTTACAATCATATAACA GCCAGAGTAAACTCTGAGCAGGAGCACTTCCTCATTGTACCTTTTGGACTCCTCTATAGTGAAGTTACTGCATCTAGTCTG GTTAAAATCAATATTCAGGGAGATGTAGTTGATCGTGGAAGCACTAACTTGGGAGTAAACCAAGCTGGTTTTACTTTGCACTCTGCAATTTACGCAGCTCGGCCTGATGTGAAATGCATTGTTCATATCCATACGCCAGCAGGGGCAGCG GTTTCTGCAATGAAGTGTGGTCTCTTGCCAATTTCACCTGAAGCACTTTCTCTAGGGGAAGTAGCTTATCATGACTACCATGGTATTTTAGTGGATGATGAAGAAAAGGTTGTTATTCAGAAAAATTTGGGACCCAAAAGCAAG GTCCTTATTCTCAGAAATCATGGCTTAGTATCTGTTGGAGAGACCGTTGAGGAGGCTTTCTACTATATTCATAATCTAGTTCTTGCCTGTGAGATTCAA GTACGTACCCTGGCCAGTGCAGGAGGACCTGACAATTTAGTGCTCTTAGATCCTGGAAAGTATAAAGCCAAGTCTCGTTCTCCTGAGTCTCCATCAGGTGAGGGTACTGTGTCCCATCCCAAGTGGCAGATTGGTGAACAGGAATTTGAAGCTCTTATGCGAATGCTTGATAATCTG GGTTACAGAACTGGCTATCCGTATCGATGCCCTGCTCTGAGAGAGAAATCTAAAAAGTACAGCGATGTTGAGATCCCAGCTAGTGTCACAGGTTACTCCTTTGCTAGTGATGGCGAATCAGGCACTTGCTCCCCCCTCAGACACAGTTTTCAGAAACAGCAGCGAGAGAAGACAAGGTGGCTGAACTCTGGCCGAGGGGATGATGCTTCTGAAGAAGGGCAGAATGGCAGCAGTCCCAAGTCGAAGACTAAGGTGTGGACGAACATTACACACGATCACGTGAAACCCTTGCTGCAGTCTCTCTCGTCCGGTGTCTGCGTGCCAAGCTGTATTACCAACTGCTTG TGGACTAAAGAGGATGGACATAGAACTGCCACCTCTGCTGTCCCTAACCTGTTTGTTCCATTGAACACCAATCCAAAGGAGGTCCAAGAAATGAGGAACAAG ATACGAGAGCAAAATTTACAAGATATTAAAACTGCGGGCCCTCAATCACAGGTTCTTTCTGGGGTAGTTGTGGACAGGAGTCTCGTACAG gGAGAGCTGGTGACTGCATCAAAGGCAATAATTGAGAAAGAATATCAACCAAAAGTCATAGTGAGCACAACAGGACCAAATCCCTTCAATAAACTCACTGATCGGGAGCTGGAAGAATATCGCAAAGAAgtagaaagaaagcagaagggacCAGAAG